In Candidatus Paceibacter sp., the genomic stretch ATCTTCGATTGAAAATGACTCGTAGTATTTTAAAACGAACGGAGCGCGAGATTTTGTCGAGCGGACTTTTCCATCATTATGCTCTAAAAGTCTTCGTTTCAAATCGTTTGTTGAGCCTATATATAGTTTTTCATCCGCCTTGCTTTTCAAAATATACACATAAAACATATCTT encodes the following:
- a CDS encoding GIY-YIG nuclease family protein, with translation MFYVYILKSKADEKLYIGSTNDLKRRLLEHNDGKVRSTKSRAPFVLKYYESFSIEDDARHREWSLKKDGNALAQLKRRISKSLQ